The following proteins are co-located in the Drechmeria coniospora strain ARSEF 6962 chromosome Unknown scf7180000000099, whole genome shotgun sequence genome:
- a CDS encoding AAA family ATPase, with product MLRNKAFTVLQKTYDDSYLSCSTAVYYESQVFIPQLRLHRLNPLANGEGAGQGNEPEAARHWKAALDNIYEHHAIKSAPGYEPQTDTERALVDALKQLELQCKERIDLLEALRVSLQDESPTSPNNHSGISEPKSEATGRTKGCIGLGTIPAVTYSQLSRPFLPTRPALPSRTTPENPVVTSGGVRLGLERNSSGNRPPRSMSPKAHSRREKASSPSSQEKRTMKTTLRSGRADDKALRPARKPPKCTSDGPSQAATLAWSNLGCRDQHFKTPLAAESEDSSATPPKVSPDQLSKISTPQHEWDSHSRRLIVPREPDYIPNRPQSAIIEGNSDDHRYSRPSLLSVSAASSALSSSWQQETPSSETQPASHSTLVRTIPALGPPALRLSRDVQRNDLVAPAESGEKGGRKLAADTVRRKAVARQPTQPAPPVIVGPHPSRTHRRRQRIPGRECLSSTSDDDVDLSKICELEKQGEPALAVNSQGVSPPGEDHSTGKPRERKMEYILNHLPPGVDEVAAKQILNDMVVHGDEVYWEDIAGLEIAKNALRETVVYPFLRPDLFMGLREPARGMLLFGPPGTGKTMLARAVATESKSTFFSISASSLTSKYLGESEKLVRALFGLARVLAPSIIFVDEIDSLLSQRSGSGEHEATRRIKTEFLIQWSDLQRAAAGREIKEGDKERGDANRVLVLAATNLPWSIDEAARRRFVRRQYIPLPEPHTRETQLRTLLSQQKHDLSSSDVTQLVAMTEGFSGSDITALAKDAAMGPLRSLGEALLHMTMDDIRPIMLADFKSSLGTIRPSVGKDGLKEYDEWAREFGERGG from the exons ATGTTGCGTAACAAAGCCTTCACTGTTCTCCAAAAGACTTATGACGACAGCTATCTGAGCTGCTCAACCGCCGTCTACTACGAGAGCCAGGTTTTTATTCCCCAGCTCAGATTGCATCGATTGAATCCACTTGCTAATGGCGAGGGGGCGGGGCAGGGAAATGAGCCTGAGGCAGCGCGTCATTGGAAAGCGGCTCTTGACAATATTTACGAACATCATGCCATCAAGTCCGCCCCGGGATACGAGCCTCAAACAGATACGGAAAGGGCCCTAGTAGATGCTCTAAAGCAGCTGGAGTTGCAGTGCAAGGAGCGAATTGACCTGCTGGAGGCACTGCGTGTGTCGCTACAGGATGAATCACCTACGTCTCCGAATAACCATTCCGGGATATCGGAGCCCAAGAGCGAAGCAACTGGTAGGACCAAGGGTTGCATTGGATTAGGCACTATCCCTGCCGTTACATACTCACAACTATCGCGCCCGTTCCTCCCGACTCGGCCCGCGCTTCCCTCGCGCACGACTCCCGAGAACCCAGTTGTCACAAGTGGGGGGGTTAGGTTGGGGCTTGAACGTAACTCCTCAGGAAACCGTCCGCCGCGGTCCATGTCGCCTAAAGCGCATTCGAGGCGTGAAAAGGCATCTAGTCCTTCAAGCCAAGAGAAGCGCACAATGAAGACCACGCTTCGTTCCGGACGAGCTGATGACAAGGCATTGAGACCGGCTAGGAAGCCCCCCAAATGCACATCCGACGGTCCAAGCCAAGCCGCCACATTGGCGTGGAGCAATCTCGGTTGTCGAGACCAGCATTTCAAAACACCTTTAGCAGCTGAGAGTGAGGATTCCTCGGCTACACCTCCCAAAGTGTCACCGGATCAATTGTCCAAGATCTCGACGCCTCAGCACGAATGGGACAGCCATTCAAGACGCCTTATCGTACCCCGCGAGCCCGATTATATTCCAAACAGGCCGCAGTCTGCGATTATTGAGGGAAATTCAGACGACCATCGATATTCGCGACCTTCCCTACTTTCTGTCAGTGCAGCATCCAGCGCATTAAGCTCCTCGTGGCAGCAAGAAACGCCGTCGTCAGAAACTCAACCAGCAAGCCATTCAACATTGGTAAGGACAATTCCCGCTCTAGGCCCGCCCGCATTGAGACTATCAAGAGATGTTCAACGGAATGACCTGGTGGCACCCGCTGAGTCGGGAGAGAAAGGTGGAAGAAAGCTCGCAGCAGACACTGTGCGAAGAAAAGCCGTTGCAAGGCAGCCGACACAACCGGCACCGCCCGTCATTGTCGGCCCGCATCCCAGCCGCACACATAGGCGACGTCAGCGGATTCCGGGGCGGGAATGTTTATCGAGTACCTCTGACGATGACGTGGACTTGTCAAAAATATGCGAGCTGGAAAAGCAAGGAGAGCCTGCGTTGGCGGTGAACTCCCAAGGCGTCTCACCTCCCGGGGAGGACCACTCAACTGGCAAACCCCGCGAAAGGAAGATGGAATATATCCTGAATCACTTGCCGCCGGGTGTTGATGAAGTCGCCGCGAAGCAGATACTTAACGATATGGTTGTCCATGGAGATGAGGTTTACTGGGAAGATATCGCCGGCTTGGAGATTGCGAAGAATGCTTTACGGGAGACTGTGGTGTACCCGTTCTTACGTCCAGATCTTTTTATGGGGCTCCGTGAGCCTGCTCGGGGAATGCTCCTCTTTGGCCCGCCCGGAACCGGCAAGACGATGCTCGCTCGCGCCGTGGCCACAGAATCCAAGTCAACATTCTTTTCCATCTCAGCAAGCAGCCTAACGAGCAAATACCTGGGAGAATCAGAGAAGCTTGTCCGAGCCCTCTTCGGCCTCGCGCGAGTGTTGGCGCCGAGTATTATATTCGTCGATGAGATTGATTCGTTACTATCTCAAAGATCGGGATCGGGTGAGCATGAAGCTACGAGAAGAATCAAGACGGAGTTCCTCATTCAGTGGAGTGACCTGCAACGAGCAGCTGCCGGGCGAGAAATCAAAGAGGGTGACAAGGAGCGTGGCGATGCCAACAGGGTCTTAGTACTGGCAGCCACAAATCTCCCTTGGTCAATTGATGAAGCTGCCAGAAGACGCTTTGTCCGTCGCCAGTACATACCTTTGCCAGAGCCTCATACCCGGGAGACACAGCTGCGGACTCTATTGAGCCAGCAAAAACATGATCTATCATCCTCGGATGTCACACAACTGGTAGCAATGACAGAAG GCTTTTCGGGGTCAGATATCACCGCGTTGGCAAAGGATGCAGCTATGGGTCCACTACGATCACTTGGCGAGGCGCTTTTACATATGACTATGGATGACATTCGGCCCATCATGCTGGCAGACTTCAAGTCAAGCCTGGGTACGATCCGTCCGAGTGTTGGCAAGGATGGGCTGAAAGAGTACGACGAATGGGCTAGGGAGTTCGGGGAGCGAGGTGGCTAA